In Ovis canadensis isolate MfBH-ARS-UI-01 breed Bighorn chromosome 3, ARS-UI_OviCan_v2, whole genome shotgun sequence, one DNA window encodes the following:
- the PHLDA1 gene encoding pleckstrin homology-like domain family A member 1, with protein MRRAPAAERLSELGFPPRRGRQEPPFPLGVTRGWGIWPIQKRREGARPVPFSERSQEDGRAPAARSSGTLWRIRTRLPCCPDPEPPPPPPPPCFLRVSLLCALRPGGRGSRWGEDGARLLLLPPTRAAGSGEAEPSGGAPYAGRMLESSGCKALKEGVLEKRSDGLLQLWKKKCCILTEEGLLLIPPKQLQHHQQQQQQQQPGQGSVEPSQPGGPAVASLEPPVKLKELHFSNMKTVDCVERKGKYMYFTVVMAEGKEIDFRCPQDQGWNAEITLQMVQYKNRQAILAVKSTRQKQQHLVQQQPPQPQPLQPQSQAQPQPQSQAQPQPQPKPQPQPKPQAQPKPQPQPLHPYPHSHPHPHPHPHAHPLPHPHPPPLSQAHGHRLLRSTSNSA; from the coding sequence ATGAGGCGCGCGCCGGCGGCGGAGCGCCTCTCCGAGCTGGGCTTTCCCCCGCGGCGCGGGCGCCAGGAGCCGCCTTTTCCGCTGGGTGTCACTCGGGGGTGGGGGATATGGCCCATTCAAAAGCGCCGCGAGGGGGCCCGGCCAGTGCCCTTCAGTGAGCGCTCGCAAGAGGACGGCAGAGCCCCGGCGGCTCGCAGCTCCGGGACCTTGTGGCGCATCAGGACGCGGCTGCCCTGCTGCCCGGACcccgagccgccgccgccgccgccgccgccctgcTTTCTGCGCGTTAGCCTCCTCTGCGCGCTCCGGCCCGGAGGCCGCGGGAGCCGTTGGGGCGAGGACGGCgcgcggctgctgctgctgcccccgACCCGGGCGGCTGGAAGCGGAGAGGCCGAGCCGAGCGGCGGCGCCCCCTATGCCGGGAGGATGTTGGAGAGCAGCGGCTGCAAGGCGCTGAAGGAGGGCGTGTTGGAGAAGCGCAGCGACGGGCTGCTGCAGCTCTGGAAGAAGAAGTGCTGCATCCTCACCGAGGAGGGGCTGCTGCTCATCCCGCCCAAACAGCTGcaacaccaccagcagcagcagcagcaacagcagcccgGGCAGGGTTCGGTCGAGCCGTCCCAACCCGGAGGCCCCGCCGTGGCCAGCCTCGAGCCGCCGGTCAAGCTCAAGGAATTGCACTTTTCCAACATGAAGACCGTGGACTGCGTGGAGCGCAAGGGCAAGTACATGTACTTCACCGTGGTGATGGCTGAGGGCAAGGAGATCGACTTTCGGTGCCCGCAGGACCAGGGCTGGAACGCCGAGATCACGTTGCAGATGGTGCAGTACAAGAATCGCCAGGCCATCCTGGCGGTCAAGTCCACGCGGCAGAAGCAACAGCACTTGGTCCAGCAACAGCCTCCGCAGCCGCAGCCGCTTCAGCCCCAAAGCCAAGCCCAGCCGCAGCCTCAGTCCCAAGCCCAGCCGCAGCCCCAACCCAAACCGCAGCCCCAGCCCAAACCCCAGGCTCAGCCGAagccgcagccgcagccgctTCATCCGTACCCGCATTCGCACCCGCACCCGCACCCGCATCCGCACGCGCACCCACTACCGCACCCGCACCCACCGCCGCTCTCGCAGGCGCACGGCCACCGGCTCCTCCGCAGCACCTCCAACTCGGCCTGA